A section of the Oncorhynchus gorbuscha isolate QuinsamMale2020 ecotype Even-year linkage group LG04, OgorEven_v1.0, whole genome shotgun sequence genome encodes:
- the LOC124033150 gene encoding GTP-binding protein RAD-like yields the protein MTLNKGDKLRNMDKRRGSMPFPMHLQNLHRRSMPVDDREMRKVQTGELSNLMRCTSYTPGEPHRDSCVSDSSDSVISSGSDSEGHVYKVVLLGEQGVGKSSLARIFGGVEDGHDCDETGNTYDRSIEVDEEEACILLYDIWEQDNSQWLKEQCMRIGDAYIIVYSVTDKSSFEKASELRIQLRRARQSENIPIILVGNKSDLVRSREVSVDEGSACAVVFDCKFIETSANLHHNVRDLFEGMVRQIRLRKDSKEENARRMANCKRRESIGKKAKRFLGRMVARKNKKMAFRQKSKSCHDLSVL from the exons ATGACTTTGAACAAAGGTGACAAATTGCGGAACATGGACAAAAGGAGAGGGAGCATGCCGTTTCCCATGCACCTGCAGAACCTGCACAGAAGAAGCATGCCAGTGGACGACCGCGAGATGCGCAAGGTGCAAACTGGAGAGCTGTCCAACCTCATGCGCTGCACGTCCTACACCCCCGGCGAGCCTCACCGAGACAGCTGTGTATCGGACTCGTCGGATTCCGTTATCTCCTCCGGCAGCGACTCGGAGGGACATGTGTACAAGGTGGTTCTCCTCGGCGAGCAGGGTGTCGGCAAGTCTAGCCTGGCACGTATTTTCGGTGGAGTCGAGGATGGTCACGACTGCGacgagacag GAAACACATATGACAGATCGATCGAGGTGGACGAGGAGGAGGCGTGCATCTTGTTGTACGACATTTGGGAGCAG GATAACAGTCAGTGGCTGAAGGAACAGTGCATGAGGATAGGTGACGCCTACATCATCGTCTACTCAGTGACAGACAAGTCCAGCTTTGAGAAGGCGTCAGAGCTACGCATCCAGCTACGCAGAGCTCGCCAGTCTGAAAACATTCCCATCATCCTTGTGGGCAATAAGAGCGACCTGGTGCGGTCCAGAGAAGTCTCTGTGGATG aggGCAGTGCCTGCGCTGTGGTGTTTGACTGCAAGTTCATCGAGACCTCAGCCAATCTCCACCACAACGTCAGGGACCTGTTCGAGGGCATGGTCCGGCAGATCCGGCTGCGCAAAGACAGCAAGGAGGAGAACGCTCGCCGTATGGCCAACTGCAAACGACGCGAGAGCATTGGCAAGAAGGCCAAGCGTTTCCTGGGCCGTATGGTGGCCCGGAAGAACAAGAAGATGGCCTTCAGACAGAAGTCCAAGTCCTGCCATGACCTCTCGGTCCTCTGA